A part of Candidatus Babeliaceae bacterium genomic DNA contains:
- a CDS encoding type II toxin-antitoxin system HicB family antitoxin: MQYHFKIHKEAAGFWAECIELEGCFTQADTKEELQLNMQEALNLYVEERSNSKDLAAMPDKNIKNSRTIIEVSLDPQVAFSFLVRYWRIKYGWTQKQAAKKMGFEKLYSYQRLEARRCNPSLKIISMIKKIYPDFSIDFALTI, encoded by the coding sequence ATGCAATATCATTTTAAGATTCATAAAGAAGCTGCAGGTTTTTGGGCTGAATGTATTGAGCTGGAGGGATGTTTTACGCAAGCGGATACAAAAGAAGAATTGCAATTAAATATGCAAGAAGCTTTAAATCTGTACGTTGAAGAACGATCAAATTCTAAAGATTTAGCTGCTATGCCTGACAAAAATATAAAAAATTCTAGAACTATTATAGAAGTATCTTTAGATCCGCAGGTGGCCTTTTCTTTTCTTGTGAGATATTGGCGCATTAAATACGGATGGACGCAAAAACAAGCTGCAAAAAAAATGGGTTTTGAAAAATTGTATAGTTATCAACGACTGGAAGCGAGAAGGTGTAATCCGAGCTTGAAAATTATAAGTATGATTAAAAAAATTTATCCCGATTTTTCTATTGATTTTGCACTGACAATTTAA
- a CDS encoding ankyrin repeat domain-containing protein, whose translation MLNKKHLSYIITSTFLMLILVAFGIHRHMHKQNASLKSKEIFTPQQFSQKDINYYHTNFGIKPLDLALITAVSENNQDRVKQVLADGANVNVNVDYDPPHQGYTPLAVAIKNNFLAMAELLIDAGADVNAVIDTYGISDVKQYAGTHNVRNNPLLSYAIILNKPEMVQLLLQHGADVNKQDPVFTWCTPLAIAYFNDRKEIAHMLINAGAKKISVLTYLKIKYAW comes from the coding sequence ATGCTCAATAAAAAACACCTATCGTATATTATTACTTCGACTTTTCTAATGCTAATTCTTGTTGCTTTTGGCATACATAGACATATGCACAAACAAAACGCTTCTTTGAAAAGTAAAGAAATATTTACACCTCAGCAATTTAGCCAGAAAGATATCAACTATTATCACACGAATTTTGGCATAAAGCCTTTAGATCTAGCTCTTATCACTGCGGTGAGCGAAAACAATCAAGATCGCGTAAAACAAGTGCTTGCCGATGGCGCAAACGTCAACGTAAACGTAGATTATGACCCACCCCACCAAGGCTATACGCCATTGGCAGTTGCCATAAAAAATAATTTTCTAGCTATGGCAGAGCTCTTAATCGATGCCGGTGCCGATGTAAATGCAGTAATAGATACCTATGGTATTTCTGATGTAAAACAGTATGCTGGTACCCATAATGTGCGTAACAATCCGCTTCTTTCTTATGCAATTATTCTCAATAAGCCCGAGATGGTACAGTTATTACTGCAACACGGTGCTGATGTTAATAAACAAGACCCTGTTTTTACGTGGTGCACCCCCCTAGCAATCGCTTATTTCAATGATCGAAAAGAAATAGCGCACATGCTCATCAACGCCGGTGCAAAAAAAATAAGCGTGCTAACATACCTAAAAATTAAGTATGCATGGTGA
- a CDS encoding class I SAM-dependent methyltransferase, whose amino-acid sequence MKKNILILALASIFIARAEDMPEPYRSLIELPEDTHNWLSNCNKKNLATLIMQLHPKVVVELGSWLGASAIFMASRLPESSILYAVDDWTASTDTSIQADASVQEKLSTLYQQFLSNVKIHKLTHKIIPVRMKTLEAARSLNVVADLIYVDASHDEESVYKDIMAWYSKLKTHGIMCGDDWHAASVRAGVNRAAHELGLSVSVDGYFWFFPPKM is encoded by the coding sequence ATGAAAAAAAATATTTTAATTTTAGCATTGGCATCTATTTTTATAGCACGAGCAGAAGACATGCCAGAGCCATACCGTTCATTAATCGAATTACCTGAAGATACACATAATTGGCTCAGCAACTGTAATAAAAAAAATTTAGCAACTCTTATTATGCAACTACATCCAAAAGTTGTTGTCGAATTGGGCAGTTGGCTCGGCGCATCGGCAATCTTTATGGCGTCTCGATTACCAGAAAGCAGCATTTTATACGCGGTTGATGACTGGACTGCAAGTACAGATACCAGTATCCAAGCAGATGCAAGCGTACAAGAAAAACTGTCCACACTGTATCAACAATTTTTATCCAATGTAAAAATACACAAGCTCACCCATAAAATTATTCCAGTACGCATGAAAACATTAGAAGCCGCGCGTTCGCTTAATGTAGTCGCGGACTTGATTTATGTTGACGCATCACACGATGAAGAAAGCGTGTATAAAGATATTATGGCATGGTACAGCAAACTTAAGACACATGGCATCATGTGCGGAGATGATTGGCATGCAGCATCAGTACGCGCCGGTGTCAACCGCGCTGCACATGAGCTGGGATTATCGGTGTCAGTCGACGGATACTTTTGGTTTTTCCCACCAAAAATGTAA
- a CDS encoding deoxyribodipyrimidine photo-lyase, whose product MITHPKKHKKTLFIFRRDLRLDDNIGLIEAIKNSEIIIPMFNFDPMQIGSKNAYRSMHAIEFMIESLHELHEQLKEKMGKLYIFYGDPTTTIKSIIKDHNIDAVFINLDYTPFSMQRDAAITELCKQHAIHFQGHHDALLIGDPDAIKNSSGTTYRKYTAFYRAATQQAVAQPKPLPHDYAFYTGSLMGAEDNAYIFKKITQQTHVKKKLQNIKKFKEYETERNFPALDATTHLSAAHKFGTISIRQSYHAIAKTLGTSSQLIAELYWRDFFTYFAYHSPHVFGGPFYKKYEQLAWSSNKKNFNAWRMGTTGFPIVDAGMRQMNATGFMHNRVRMIVASFLVKDLHINWLWGERYFATQLTDYDPAINNGNWQWIASTGSEAQPYFRIFNPWLQQKKYDPQCLYIKKWAPELQNIPNTALHNWHTHYHNYTETDYPAPMVNHEHEKEISISLYKKIA is encoded by the coding sequence ATGATAACACACCCAAAAAAACATAAAAAAACACTCTTTATATTTAGACGAGACTTGCGTTTAGACGATAACATCGGGTTAATCGAAGCCATAAAAAATTCTGAAATTATTATTCCCATGTTCAATTTTGATCCCATGCAAATTGGATCAAAAAACGCTTACAGAAGCATGCATGCGATTGAATTTATGATTGAATCACTCCATGAATTACATGAGCAACTTAAAGAAAAAATGGGCAAACTATATATTTTTTATGGGGATCCCACAACAACAATAAAAAGCATTATCAAAGATCACAACATAGATGCGGTATTTATTAATCTTGATTATACTCCGTTTAGCATGCAACGCGATGCCGCAATTACAGAATTATGCAAACAGCACGCCATACATTTTCAGGGACATCATGATGCTTTACTCATCGGTGATCCTGATGCTATCAAAAATTCTTCAGGCACCACATATCGTAAATATACAGCATTTTATAGAGCAGCTACACAACAAGCAGTTGCGCAACCCAAACCTCTGCCACATGATTATGCATTTTATACAGGATCATTAATGGGAGCTGAAGACAATGCATATATTTTTAAAAAAATCACGCAACAAACTCATGTTAAAAAAAAGCTTCAGAATATTAAAAAATTCAAAGAATATGAGACAGAGCGTAATTTTCCAGCGCTCGATGCAACAACGCATTTATCCGCTGCACATAAATTTGGAACCATTTCAATACGACAAAGCTATCATGCTATTGCAAAAACACTCGGAACATCCTCGCAGCTCATAGCGGAATTATATTGGCGCGATTTTTTTACGTATTTTGCTTATCATTCACCGCACGTATTTGGAGGACCTTTTTATAAAAAATACGAACAACTTGCATGGTCATCCAATAAAAAAAATTTTAATGCTTGGCGCATGGGAACGACCGGTTTTCCTATTGTAGATGCTGGCATGCGCCAAATGAATGCAACAGGCTTTATGCATAATCGGGTACGAATGATTGTTGCCTCATTTTTGGTAAAAGATTTACATATTAATTGGTTGTGGGGAGAACGTTATTTTGCAACACAGTTAACCGATTATGATCCTGCAATTAATAACGGCAATTGGCAATGGATCGCTTCAACCGGATCTGAAGCTCAGCCATATTTTAGAATTTTTAATCCATGGTTACAGCAAAAAAAATATGACCCTCAATGTCTGTATATAAAAAAATGGGCCCCTGAACTGCAAAATATTCCGAACACCGCCCTGCATAACTGGCACACACACTATCATAATTATACAGAGACTGACTATCCCGCCCCGATGGTAAACCATGAGCATGAAAAAGAAATAAGCATATCTTTGTATAAAAAAATAGCTTAA
- a CDS encoding HAD-IA family hydrolase — translation MIIRQLSLVILLSTFALRSEYAQLCNNSPDVIEFAFDMHETLVTKNVSKMISVALKRAGVKVTKMAALLSYEYSRFKLDGQIRPTYKLYLDIYSLSKRPYGATFEEYKFLLDTYDPTLGPIAEEMASSFDAISGMEALLQELHALGYTLRIATNGGPTDYNNIAAKHLGLFGHLQDGLTVDITEPEVRKPYPAYFKRYQDRYNQDNIKTLIFIDDNKLHVDAAQAAGMIGILFKNAQQLRNDLKQLGIALT, via the coding sequence ATGATTATACGCCAATTATCGCTCGTAATATTATTGTCGACATTTGCTTTACGCAGCGAATATGCACAATTATGCAACAATTCTCCTGATGTAATTGAATTTGCATTCGACATGCACGAGACGCTGGTAACAAAGAACGTTTCTAAAATGATAAGCGTAGCCCTAAAACGTGCTGGCGTAAAAGTTACCAAAATGGCTGCGCTCTTAAGTTATGAATATTCCCGATTTAAATTAGACGGTCAGATACGACCAACATACAAACTTTATTTAGATATTTATAGCTTAAGTAAACGCCCCTATGGCGCCACTTTTGAAGAATACAAATTTCTCCTTGATACCTATGATCCGACCTTGGGACCTATAGCGGAAGAAATGGCTTCATCGTTTGATGCTATAAGCGGTATGGAAGCATTATTACAAGAATTACATGCACTAGGTTACACGCTGCGCATTGCTACCAATGGCGGCCCTACGGATTATAACAACATAGCCGCAAAACATTTGGGGTTATTTGGCCACTTACAAGATGGATTAACCGTTGATATTACAGAGCCTGAAGTCCGCAAACCCTATCCAGCATATTTTAAGCGCTATCAAGATCGTTATAATCAAGACAACATAAAGACTCTTATTTTTATAGATGACAACAAGCTACATGTTGATGCAGCACAAGCCGCAGGCATGATCGGCATTCTGTTCAAAAATGCTCAGCAATTACGTAACGATCTTAAGCAATTAGGCATAGCACTTACATAA
- a CDS encoding ankyrin repeat domain-containing protein → MKKTILIISLCTIMTMHPASPWDNLKASYYGFVKRTQGIATMFSNTAFGAKKSIIMAYYRYIRRTKKSEESKLPVFTTAPGWSAKTLDQKVALLNSKPDKYKNMLNVFDAPLITIATRNQQEGYVIVPQLIKYGADINKADKEGKTALMYAINLPNPAIFNRLLSTKGININSQNIRGNTALMIAAARGKGTMVKRLIEKKAQLILKNNNDKTALDIAADVLEQEQAQSLKDEEKLSVEALLKALWAKVLINKLDDKRNTILMRAAERGHSAMVELLIDKTGQLLYGIDKTMRNSTNETAEQIAQKKLTETPVTDTKKINAYKKIIKLLGKSTYTYRPEPSYTYKPADKTTQEPNITDKDAVKRYAANIHLLNAYQVLGINADDASQTKIKQAYKKLSRKWHPDKHLDNKENATIIMQRINWAKSTLLGTK, encoded by the coding sequence ATGAAAAAAACAATACTTATTATATCTCTATGTACGATCATGACAATGCATCCGGCGAGTCCTTGGGATAATCTTAAAGCATCGTATTATGGCTTTGTAAAACGCACACAAGGCATCGCTACAATGTTTAGCAATACAGCATTTGGCGCTAAAAAAAGTATTATTATGGCTTACTATAGGTATATTCGGCGTACCAAAAAATCTGAAGAATCAAAATTACCCGTATTTACTACTGCACCAGGTTGGAGCGCAAAAACTCTTGATCAAAAAGTAGCATTACTTAACAGTAAACCCGATAAATACAAAAACATGCTCAATGTTTTTGACGCACCACTTATAACCATTGCAACACGCAACCAACAAGAAGGTTACGTCATCGTTCCACAATTAATTAAATATGGCGCTGATATCAACAAGGCGGATAAAGAAGGCAAAACAGCTCTTATGTACGCAATTAACCTTCCCAATCCAGCAATATTTAATCGCCTCTTAAGTACCAAAGGCATAAATATAAATAGTCAAAACATAAGGGGAAATACTGCTCTTATGATTGCTGCAGCGCGCGGCAAAGGTACTATGGTTAAACGGTTGATAGAAAAAAAGGCACAGCTTATTCTTAAAAATAACAATGACAAAACAGCATTGGATATCGCAGCGGATGTACTTGAACAAGAACAAGCTCAAAGCCTTAAAGATGAAGAAAAACTTAGCGTCGAGGCACTGCTCAAAGCATTATGGGCGAAAGTTCTTATCAATAAGCTAGATGATAAGAGAAATACTATTCTTATGCGCGCAGCAGAAAGAGGGCATAGTGCTATGGTTGAATTATTAATAGATAAAACTGGTCAACTTCTCTATGGAATTGACAAAACAATGCGCAATAGCACCAATGAAACTGCAGAGCAGATTGCTCAAAAAAAACTTACTGAAACTCCTGTAACCGATACCAAAAAAATAAATGCTTATAAAAAAATTATAAAATTATTAGGAAAATCAACTTATACCTATAGACCAGAACCAAGTTATACCTATAAACCCGCTGATAAAACAACACAAGAACCTAACATTACTGATAAAGATGCAGTAAAACGCTATGCAGCTAATATTCATCTCCTAAATGCTTACCAAGTTCTAGGCATCAACGCTGATGATGCTTCTCAGACCAAAATAAAACAAGCATATAAAAAATTAAGTAGAAAATGGCATCCAGATAAACATTTAGATAATAAAGAAAATGCCACAATAATAATGCAAAGAATAAATTGGGCTAAGAGTACTTTGCTAGGGACCAAATAA